A DNA window from Haliovirga abyssi contains the following coding sequences:
- a CDS encoding ABC transporter substrate-binding protein, whose protein sequence is MKKISYILIFILFSISIFAKTNLLFWHGMEKGANEELLKRKVAEFESKNPEITVTLENYGEQDYLEKKLNKKLLSNEGPDMLWLGPQMLGKLVNTGKLLSLDKYMENDDIFSDFDVYRSLIEGTKYNGKTYSLPFDGNNLELSYNKEIFKKLGIDAKKIKTWNDFLKAAKRATIDTTGDGKIDQYGFLIPFGDKEWTVWIWQTFLWGNGGEFLSDDNKTPLFNSGAGIKALEFWKNLIYKEKVAKLSDYNKGWDISSFINGKVAMVINGPWNFMKLQKEFKGKYGAIYLPTNDKRVTNIGGENLYIFKSNKEKEDAAWRFGKYILSDNFQVEWATKTGYLPVTNSAVNTTTYKKFLSGNDFLKIYVEQMRYGKMRPTIPEYDNISSYLGYQLKTVLEDKIPVEIGLENAEEFANDILN, encoded by the coding sequence ATGAAAAAAATAAGTTATATATTAATTTTTATTTTATTTTCAATATCAATTTTTGCCAAAACGAACCTTCTGTTTTGGCATGGAATGGAAAAAGGTGCTAATGAAGAGCTATTAAAAAGGAAAGTAGCGGAATTTGAAAGTAAAAATCCTGAGATAACAGTAACTTTAGAAAATTATGGAGAACAAGATTATTTGGAAAAAAAATTAAATAAAAAATTATTATCTAATGAAGGACCAGATATGTTATGGTTGGGACCTCAAATGTTAGGTAAATTAGTAAACACAGGGAAATTATTAAGTTTAGATAAATATATGGAAAATGATGACATATTTTCAGATTTCGACGTTTACAGAAGTTTAATAGAAGGAACAAAATATAATGGGAAGACATATTCTTTACCATTTGATGGAAATAATTTAGAACTATCTTATAATAAAGAGATATTTAAAAAACTAGGAATAGATGCAAAAAAAATAAAAACTTGGAATGATTTTTTGAAAGCTGCTAAAAGAGCAACGATAGATACTACAGGAGATGGGAAAATAGATCAGTATGGATTTTTAATTCCATTTGGGGATAAAGAGTGGACAGTTTGGATTTGGCAAACTTTTTTATGGGGAAATGGTGGAGAGTTTTTAAGTGATGATAATAAGACACCTCTTTTTAATTCAGGAGCAGGGATAAAAGCTTTGGAGTTTTGGAAAAATTTAATTTATAAAGAGAAAGTAGCAAAACTTTCAGATTATAACAAAGGGTGGGATATATCAAGCTTTATAAATGGAAAAGTTGCAATGGTTATAAATGGACCTTGGAATTTTATGAAACTTCAAAAAGAATTTAAGGGGAAATATGGAGCAATATATTTACCAACTAATGATAAGAGAGTGACAAATATAGGCGGGGAAAATTTATATATTTTTAAATCAAATAAGGAAAAAGAAGATGCAGCTTGGAGATTTGGGAAATATATTCTTTCAGATAATTTTCAAGTGGAATGGGCTACAAAAACAGGATATTTACCAGTTACAAATAGTGCTGTAAATACAACAACATACAAGAAATTCTTATCAGGAAATGATTTTTTGAAAATATATGTAGAACAAATGAGATATGGAAAAATGAGACCAACTATTCCGGAGTATGATAATATTTCTTCTTATTTAGGATACCAATTAAAAACAGTATTAGAAGATAAAATACCTGTAGAAATAGGTCTAGAAAATGCTGAAGAATTTGCTAATGATATATTAAATTAA
- a CDS encoding ABC transporter ATP-binding protein, which produces MSKEKLVEIKELKKHFDVGHKQILKAVDGVSFDIYKGETLGLVGESGCGKTTLGRTLTVLYKKTAGNIFYKGENVDKISYKEFAKKVQMIFQDPQASLNPRMTVGDIIAEGLDIHEMYTTKEERNKIVFELLEKVGLNREHASRFPHEFSGGQRQRIGIARALAIKPEFIVCDEPISALDVSIQAQVVNLLKDLQKEQQLTYLFIAHDLSMVKYISDRIAVMYLGDMVELAATDELYNKPLHPYSEALLSAVPIADPEAEITKNRIKLEGELPSPINPPVGCKFSTRCRYADETCMAERPKLREIIPGRLAACHYAERFLDK; this is translated from the coding sequence ATGAGCAAAGAAAAATTAGTAGAAATAAAAGAGTTGAAAAAACATTTTGACGTAGGTCATAAGCAAATATTAAAAGCTGTAGATGGAGTTAGTTTTGATATATATAAAGGAGAAACACTTGGTTTAGTAGGGGAATCAGGGTGTGGAAAAACTACATTAGGTAGAACTTTGACAGTATTATATAAGAAAACAGCTGGAAATATATTTTATAAAGGAGAAAATGTAGATAAAATTTCATATAAAGAGTTTGCTAAAAAAGTGCAAATGATATTTCAAGATCCACAAGCTTCTCTAAACCCAAGAATGACAGTTGGAGATATTATAGCTGAGGGATTAGATATTCACGAAATGTACACAACTAAAGAAGAAAGGAATAAAATAGTTTTTGAACTATTAGAAAAAGTTGGATTAAATAGAGAACATGCAAGTAGATTTCCACATGAATTTAGTGGAGGACAAAGACAAAGGATAGGAATAGCAAGAGCATTAGCTATAAAACCAGAATTTATAGTATGCGATGAACCTATTTCAGCGTTAGACGTATCAATACAAGCGCAAGTTGTAAATTTATTAAAAGATTTGCAAAAAGAACAACAGTTGACATATTTATTTATAGCTCATGATTTGAGTATGGTAAAATATATATCTGATAGAATAGCTGTAATGTATTTAGGAGATATGGTTGAGTTAGCTGCAACAGATGAACTATATAATAAACCGTTACATCCTTATAGTGAAGCTTTGTTGTCTGCGGTACCAATAGCTGATCCAGAAGCAGAGATAACTAAAAATAGAATAAAATTAGAAGGAGAATTACCAAGTCCAATAAATCCTCCTGTGGGATGTAAATTTTCTACAAGATGTAGATATGCAGATGAGACTTGTATGGCTGAAAGACCAAAATTAAGAGAAATAATTCCAGGAAGACTAGCAGCATGTCATTATGCAGAAAGATTTTTAGATAAATAA
- a CDS encoding ABC transporter permease: MKNLDFTLVGKNLEESEKIYKPSLTYWKDVWRRLKQNKAAMFFLVSLVVLIIMAIIGPYLNKYDFREQHLDWQYKFWDKASFEKGFFFGTDDFGRDMFTRIWEGGRISFTIAFVVVFIEGVVGTLYGGIAGYFGGKIDFYMMRFVEIMMAVPSIIYIILLMVVMGAGVNTIIIAMGLTTWMVMAMIVRGEVIKIKQQEFVMASVALGASSFRIILRHLIPNAMGQIIVRLTLDIPSAIFTEAFLSFIGIGVPAPIASWGSLANNGYQLLAVAPHLFILPALFISFTTMAFNIVGDALRDAMDPKLRK, from the coding sequence ATGAAAAATTTGGATTTTACATTAGTTGGAAAAAATTTAGAAGAGAGCGAGAAAATATACAAGCCGAGTTTGACATATTGGAAAGATGTTTGGAGAAGATTAAAACAGAATAAAGCAGCAATGTTTTTCTTAGTTTCTTTAGTAGTACTAATAATAATGGCAATAATAGGTCCATATTTAAATAAATATGATTTTAGAGAACAACATCTAGATTGGCAATATAAATTTTGGGATAAAGCAAGTTTTGAAAAAGGATTTTTCTTCGGAACAGATGATTTTGGAAGAGATATGTTTACTAGAATATGGGAAGGTGGAAGAATCTCATTTACAATAGCGTTTGTAGTTGTTTTTATAGAGGGGGTAGTTGGGACTCTTTATGGAGGGATTGCAGGATATTTTGGTGGAAAAATAGATTTTTATATGATGAGATTTGTAGAGATAATGATGGCTGTACCAAGTATAATATATATAATATTATTAATGGTAGTTATGGGAGCTGGAGTTAATACAATTATTATAGCAATGGGACTTACAACATGGATGGTAATGGCTATGATTGTAAGAGGAGAAGTTATAAAGATAAAGCAGCAAGAGTTTGTTATGGCATCAGTGGCTTTAGGAGCAAGTTCATTTAGAATTATATTAAGGCATCTTATACCAAATGCTATGGGGCAAATAATTGTACGTTTGACACTAGATATACCATCAGCGATATTTACAGAAGCGTTTTTGAGTTTCATAGGTATAGGAGTTCCTGCACCAATAGCATCATGGGGTAGTTTAGCAAATAATGGATATCAATTATTAGCAGTTGCACCACATCTATTTATTTTGCCAGCACTGTTTATATCGTTTACTACAATGGCATTTAATATTGTTGGAGATGCATTAAGAGATGCAATGGATCCTAAATTAAGAAAATAA
- a CDS encoding ABC transporter permease, with protein MLKFILKRILSGVVTLWIVTTITFFLMHALPGDPFASEKAIPPKIKANLMKKYHLDKPLVVQYVYYLGGIVKGDFGMSMKVRGRKVSRIIARAYPISLDLGMRAIIFAFIFGIFFGIIGAFNRGKWEDTGAMAVAIIGVSVPSFIIAGTLQWIDIFVSKKAGISLLPVAGYDSPAHKIMPTIALGLMAVAVIARMMRASMIEVLNQDYIKTAKSKGLASKIVIWKHAFRNAIMPVITYLGPLIAAITTGSFVIEKVFAIPGLGKYYVESIYNRDYTMVLGITVFYSLLLIVMVLIVDILYGFIDPRVRIGKGRE; from the coding sequence ATGTTAAAATTTATACTAAAAAGAATATTATCTGGAGTGGTTACACTTTGGATTGTTACAACAATTACATTTTTTTTGATGCATGCCTTACCAGGAGATCCTTTTGCAAGTGAAAAGGCAATTCCGCCTAAAATAAAGGCTAATTTAATGAAGAAATATCATTTAGATAAACCATTAGTGGTTCAATATGTCTATTATTTAGGTGGCATAGTAAAGGGCGATTTTGGAATGTCTATGAAAGTAAGAGGTAGAAAAGTAAGTAGAATAATAGCTAGAGCATATCCTATTTCCTTAGACTTAGGTATGAGAGCTATAATTTTTGCATTTATATTTGGAATATTTTTTGGAATAATAGGAGCATTTAACCGTGGCAAATGGGAAGACACGGGAGCAATGGCAGTGGCTATTATAGGAGTTTCAGTTCCAAGTTTTATAATTGCAGGAACTTTACAATGGATAGATATATTTGTAAGTAAAAAAGCGGGTATTAGTTTACTTCCTGTAGCAGGATATGATTCTCCAGCACATAAAATAATGCCAACAATAGCGCTAGGTCTTATGGCAGTAGCTGTAATTGCTAGAATGATGAGAGCTTCTATGATAGAAGTTTTAAATCAAGATTATATAAAAACAGCAAAATCAAAAGGGCTAGCTTCTAAAATAGTGATTTGGAAACATGCTTTTAGAAATGCAATCATGCCAGTTATTACTTATTTAGGGCCTTTAATCGCAGCAATTACAACAGGTTCTTTTGTAATTGAAAAGGTTTTCGCAATTCCTGGATTGGGGAAATATTACGTAGAAAGTATTTATAACAGAGATTATACAATGGTATTGGGAATTACAGTTTTTTACTCACTTCTTCTAATAGTAATGGTTTTAATAGTTGATATTTTATATGGATTTATTGATCCTAGAGTAAGAATTGGGAAAGGAAGGGAGTAA
- a CDS encoding protein-glutamate methylesterase/protein-glutamine glutaminase: MNEIRVIVADDSALMRRTLKKIIEMDSRLVVIETARDGEDAVNKVKELKPDVVTMDINMPKMDGLTALQIIIEEDICPIVVVSSLSQRGALTTYEALELGAFACVGKPGGTVSTNMADVQKELCDVLYEAALIGHNGEKLKRLSNKMKTIKKIRKEEEVLLNEIEVKVKKGGILKAVALGISTGGPKNIYDVLPLLPKNLNAAIFVVQHMPPNFTESYAKRLNKYCDMEVVEAKNGMLVERGVIYIGKGGYHIRTRKNFNNDLVIRLSRVPKHMFMPSVGIMMESILDSFGENTLGVLMTGMGDDGANGMVKIKQAGGYTIAEAEETCIVFGMPQEAIKRGGADIVLPSYKIAKEIINKVGLYK; the protein is encoded by the coding sequence ATGAACGAAATAAGGGTTATAGTCGCTGATGATTCTGCATTAATGAGAAGGACTTTAAAAAAAATTATAGAAATGGATAGTCGACTAGTTGTTATTGAAACAGCAAGAGATGGAGAGGATGCAGTAAATAAAGTAAAAGAATTAAAACCAGATGTTGTAACAATGGATATAAATATGCCTAAGATGGATGGACTTACCGCATTACAAATAATAATCGAAGAAGATATATGCCCTATAGTTGTAGTTTCATCCTTGTCACAAAGAGGAGCACTAACAACATATGAAGCATTAGAGCTAGGAGCATTTGCCTGTGTAGGGAAGCCTGGAGGGACTGTTAGTACAAATATGGCTGATGTTCAAAAAGAACTATGTGATGTTCTTTATGAAGCAGCTTTAATTGGACATAATGGAGAAAAGCTAAAAAGATTATCTAATAAGATGAAAACTATAAAAAAAATTAGAAAAGAAGAAGAAGTTTTATTAAATGAAATAGAAGTAAAAGTAAAAAAAGGGGGAATATTAAAAGCTGTAGCACTAGGAATATCAACTGGAGGGCCTAAAAATATTTATGATGTATTACCTTTATTACCTAAAAACTTAAATGCAGCTATATTTGTGGTTCAACATATGCCGCCTAATTTTACAGAATCTTATGCTAAAAGATTAAATAAATATTGTGATATGGAAGTTGTAGAGGCTAAAAATGGAATGCTAGTAGAAAGAGGAGTTATATATATAGGAAAAGGTGGTTATCATATTAGGACTAGAAAAAATTTTAATAATGATTTAGTAATTAGACTTTCTAGAGTTCCAAAACATATGTTTATGCCATCTGTTGGAATTATGATGGAATCAATCTTAGATAGTTTTGGTGAAAATACGTTAGGTGTACTTATGACTGGAATGGGAGATGACGGCGCTAACGGAATGGTAAAAATAAAACAAGCAGGAGGTTATACAATAGCAGAAGCAGAAGAAACGTGTATTGTATTTGGAATGCCACAAGAAGCTATAAAAAGAGGTGGTGCAGATATAGTATTACCATCATATAAAATTGCAAAAGAGATAATAAATAAAGTGGGATTATATAAGTGA
- a CDS encoding ABC transporter ATP-binding protein — MVKDKILDVKDLYVSFDTYAGEVQAIRGVSFDLKRGESLAIVGESGSGKSVTVQTIMKLIPMPPGRVKSGEIIFEGEDIAKKSEHDMQNIRGGKIGMIFQDPMSSLNPTMSVGAQIAEGIIKHQRLSKKEAKIKALEMLKLVGIPNAEKRIKQYPHEFSGGMRQRVMIGIALSCNPDLLIADEPTTALDVTIQAQILDLMKDLKSKLGTAIILITHDLGVVADIAERVVVMYGGEIMEEADVKTIFYAPKHPYTWGLLQSMPRLDLGKDEEETLRSIEGTPPDLFNPPKGCPFAPRCEYAMKVCLEKKPHFFEIEEGHKAACWLLHEDAPNIESPIESRRKKI, encoded by the coding sequence ATGGTTAAAGATAAAATATTAGATGTTAAAGATTTATATGTTTCATTTGATACTTACGCTGGGGAAGTTCAAGCGATAAGAGGTGTTAGCTTTGATCTTAAAAGAGGAGAATCATTGGCAATTGTTGGTGAATCTGGTTCTGGAAAGTCAGTTACAGTTCAAACAATAATGAAATTAATACCTATGCCGCCAGGTAGGGTAAAATCAGGAGAGATAATTTTTGAGGGCGAAGATATAGCAAAGAAATCTGAACATGATATGCAAAACATAAGAGGTGGAAAAATTGGGATGATATTTCAAGACCCAATGTCTTCATTAAACCCAACAATGAGTGTAGGAGCACAAATAGCGGAAGGAATAATAAAACATCAAAGATTATCAAAAAAAGAAGCTAAAATAAAAGCGTTAGAGATGTTAAAACTTGTAGGAATTCCAAATGCTGAAAAAAGAATAAAACAATATCCACATGAATTTAGTGGTGGAATGAGACAAAGAGTTATGATAGGAATAGCATTATCTTGTAATCCTGATCTACTGATAGCTGATGAACCAACAACAGCATTAGATGTAACTATACAGGCACAAATTTTAGATTTGATGAAAGATTTAAAATCAAAATTAGGTACAGCTATTATTTTAATAACACATGATTTGGGAGTTGTAGCAGATATTGCAGAAAGAGTTGTTGTGATGTATGGTGGAGAAATAATGGAAGAAGCAGATGTTAAAACTATTTTTTATGCTCCGAAACATCCGTACACTTGGGGATTGTTACAATCTATGCCAAGATTAGATTTAGGAAAAGATGAGGAAGAAACATTAAGATCAATAGAAGGGACTCCACCAGATTTATTCAATCCACCAAAAGGGTGTCCATTTGCTCCAAGGTGTGAATATGCAATGAAAGTATGTTTAGAAAAAAAACCACATTTTTTTGAAATTGAAGAAGGACATAAAGCTGCATGTTGGTTATTGCATGAAGATGCTCCAAATATAGAATCTCCAATAGAAAGCAGGAGGAAAAAGATATGA
- a CDS encoding peptide ABC transporter substrate-binding protein, with protein sequence MKKRVLSIALLMTFVSAVSFGGIFDFLLGKKKEVKNLKAITVNLGQEPGSMDPQLLTDSVAIQVKGLTSEGLTRIGKDGGIMPGMAKSWEIKGNKWFFHLRDAKWSNGDSVTANDFYFGIKRAIDPATASEYAYMTYYIKGAQEFNEGKLKDFSQVGVKVIDDKTLEIELSKPAAYFASVTAFPTYLPVNEKFYNAHKEEFALEADALLFEGPFILKRWDHDSKMILVKNPNYWNKDNIKLDQVTFVMVNDTNTALNMYKNGELDIAGLSGDQLPAYKDSKDLRTYSDGSVWYFEFNTTDKLFKNVKIRKAIALAIDREALVNKIKKDGSKAGTGMVPFGFPGKTAKGFRGDYGNQLYSYNPVEAKKLFAEGLKEVGYTGPVVVSMLTGTSDGATKEAQFYQEQLRTNLGIEAKIEQVTFQIRLQRMSSKDFQIVLAGWGPDYLDPMTYMDLWVTGGGNNQTSWSNPEYDKYIETAQKSSDNAVRMDAMAAAEKILAKDFPVAVTFYRNRNRLVNPKLKGVKFRSVGSETDLYWAYLED encoded by the coding sequence ATGAAGAAAAGAGTATTGAGTATCGCATTATTGATGACGTTTGTTTCAGCGGTGTCATTTGGAGGCATTTTTGATTTCTTATTGGGCAAAAAGAAAGAGGTTAAAAATTTAAAAGCAATTACAGTAAATTTAGGGCAAGAACCTGGATCAATGGATCCACAATTATTAACAGATTCAGTGGCAATACAAGTAAAAGGATTGACTTCAGAAGGATTAACAAGAATTGGTAAAGATGGTGGAATTATGCCAGGAATGGCAAAAAGTTGGGAAATAAAAGGGAACAAATGGTTTTTTCATTTAAGAGATGCAAAATGGTCAAATGGAGATTCAGTAACAGCTAATGATTTTTATTTCGGAATAAAAAGAGCAATAGATCCAGCAACAGCTTCAGAGTATGCATATATGACTTATTATATAAAAGGAGCTCAAGAGTTTAACGAAGGTAAATTAAAAGATTTTAGTCAAGTTGGAGTGAAAGTTATAGATGATAAAACATTGGAAATAGAATTATCTAAACCAGCAGCATATTTCGCTTCTGTTACAGCTTTTCCTACATATTTACCAGTAAATGAAAAGTTTTATAATGCACATAAAGAAGAGTTTGCGTTAGAAGCAGATGCATTATTATTTGAGGGTCCATTTATTTTAAAGAGATGGGATCATGATAGCAAAATGATTTTAGTTAAAAATCCAAATTATTGGAATAAAGATAATATAAAATTAGATCAAGTTACATTTGTAATGGTTAATGATACAAATACAGCTTTAAATATGTATAAAAATGGAGAATTAGATATAGCTGGATTAAGTGGAGATCAATTACCAGCTTATAAAGATAGTAAAGATCTAAGAACATATAGTGATGGTTCAGTTTGGTATTTTGAATTTAATACTACTGATAAATTATTTAAAAATGTAAAAATAAGAAAAGCTATAGCTTTAGCAATAGATAGAGAAGCATTAGTAAATAAAATAAAAAAAGATGGTTCTAAAGCTGGAACAGGAATGGTTCCATTTGGATTCCCTGGTAAAACTGCCAAAGGATTTAGAGGAGATTATGGAAATCAATTATATAGCTATAATCCAGTAGAAGCTAAAAAGTTATTTGCTGAAGGATTGAAAGAAGTTGGATATACAGGACCAGTTGTAGTAAGTATGTTAACAGGAACAAGTGATGGAGCTACAAAAGAAGCTCAATTTTATCAAGAACAATTAAGAACAAACCTTGGAATAGAAGCTAAAATAGAACAAGTAACATTCCAAATTAGACTTCAAAGAATGAGTTCTAAAGATTTTCAAATAGTTCTTGCAGGATGGGGACCTGATTATTTAGACCCAATGACATATATGGATTTATGGGTAACAGGTGGAGGAAACAACCAAACTTCTTGGAGTAATCCAGAATATGACAAATATATAGAAACTGCTCAAAAATCATCTGATAATGCAGTTAGAATGGATGCAATGGCTGCAGCAGAAAAAATACTTGCAAAAGATTTTCCTGTAGCAGTAACATTCTATAGAAATAGAAATAGATTAGTTAATCCAAAATTAAAAGGAGTTAAATTTAGATCAGTTGGATCGGAAACAGATCTTTATTGGGCATATTTAGAGGATTAA
- a CDS encoding RHS repeat domain-containing protein yields MKKVIFVFLIILFVGCSNEEIRKGGTSWDKINIPKEKNYYDSNGSLLEKIVYNGKIEGMLDKKVIVEGKIIDYKKKEIGKIRNSYSMENKILEEKMFDRAGEVIKNIKYIYSKDGKLISKTIIGKNYKLENVYSGDNGLDIKKTGKNGGDLILNIREEKYDLKGNLIKDYYEDNNGNLLLGYDYKYKYDLKGRLVEKIITRNDGFEFNQSYETELNRDEKVTSIAEYDSDGRVKKYTEYAYDDLGKLSSKIIKDELEEIKEKEDYDLNGNISNKIFYYQDGSKIYEIHKEYDDKNRIVLEDKKDSKGNKILTITYIY; encoded by the coding sequence ATGAAAAAGGTAATATTTGTTTTTTTAATAATTTTATTTGTAGGATGTAGTAATGAAGAGATAAGAAAAGGTGGGACTAGTTGGGATAAAATAAATATTCCAAAAGAAAAAAATTATTATGATTCAAATGGTAGTTTATTAGAAAAAATTGTTTACAATGGAAAAATAGAGGGGATGCTAGATAAGAAGGTAATAGTGGAAGGAAAAATAATAGATTATAAAAAAAAAGAAATTGGAAAAATTAGAAATAGTTATTCAATGGAAAACAAAATATTAGAAGAAAAAATGTTTGATAGAGCAGGAGAAGTTATAAAAAATATAAAATATATATATTCGAAAGATGGTAAATTAATATCAAAAACTATAATTGGGAAAAATTATAAATTAGAGAATGTATACTCTGGAGACAATGGATTAGATATAAAAAAGACAGGGAAAAATGGAGGAGATTTAATTTTAAATATAAGAGAAGAAAAATATGATTTAAAGGGAAATTTAATAAAAGATTATTATGAAGATAATAATGGAAATTTATTGTTAGGATATGATTATAAATATAAATATGATTTAAAAGGAAGATTGGTAGAAAAAATAATTACTAGAAATGATGGATTTGAATTTAATCAAAGTTATGAAACTGAATTAAATAGAGATGAAAAAGTAACATCAATTGCAGAATATGACTCTGATGGAAGAGTGAAAAAATATACAGAATATGCTTATGATGATTTGGGGAAACTTTCTAGTAAAATAATAAAAGATGAGTTAGAGGAAATAAAAGAAAAAGAAGATTATGATTTGAATGGAAATATTTCTAACAAAATATTTTATTATCAAGATGGGAGTAAAATTTATGAAATTCATAAAGAATATGATGATAAAAATAGAATTGTGTTAGAGGATAAAAAAGACAGTAAAGGCAATAAAATTTTAACAATAACATATATTTATTAG
- a CDS encoding chemotaxis protein CheW, producing MKTTKEGQSIVFEIKDENYAVPLIYVKEIIRVPEITELPMSEESLKGIINLRGIIVPVISIREKFGIEKSIENKEQERIVILEKEGTQFGVTVDKMRGVINVNENEIEENDGNFESEFIKNVIKKDKEIYMELNLEKLIEIKTFGNSANGNLGNSNKSTENRQNILEVREKFVTFKIGENDYGFNIEDVKEIIRYIKPREVPAESEYMLGVIKLREEILPISDLRIKLGAEKTEVDEFTKVVVIESKNHKIGYVVDRIEEVINIEKDKILPPPLYLKTQGNDEIKSIIKDKNENITIILDIEKLMADVSENLDKLSETKNSIKENESNIKKDEDVQFIIFELEKTLYGIEIEDVREINRLSNITKIPKAPEFVEGIINLRGDVIAVVDLRKRFSLNKKEIGEFTRIIISEVKGVSIGFIVDYVKYVSKVNRNEILPVETLGFVNNDFLKGVYKNKDNNSMVLILNFENVMTEKEVKDLGKIGSKPVTKKRETKKKVPKKKKTLKINE from the coding sequence ATGAAAACAACTAAAGAAGGACAAAGTATTGTTTTTGAAATAAAAGATGAGAATTACGCAGTCCCTCTTATTTATGTAAAAGAGATAATAAGAGTTCCAGAAATAACAGAGCTTCCAATGTCTGAGGAATCTTTAAAAGGGATAATAAATTTAAGGGGGATTATAGTTCCGGTTATATCAATAAGAGAAAAATTTGGAATTGAAAAAAGCATTGAAAATAAGGAACAAGAAAGAATAGTTATTTTAGAAAAAGAGGGTACTCAATTTGGAGTAACTGTAGATAAAATGAGAGGTGTAATTAATGTAAATGAAAATGAAATTGAAGAGAATGATGGAAATTTTGAAAGTGAATTTATAAAAAATGTTATAAAAAAAGATAAAGAAATTTATATGGAACTAAATTTAGAAAAATTAATTGAAATAAAAACATTTGGAAACAGTGCAAATGGAAATTTAGGTAATTCAAACAAAAGTACAGAAAACAGACAAAATATTTTAGAGGTAAGAGAAAAATTTGTAACATTTAAAATAGGTGAAAATGACTATGGTTTTAATATTGAAGATGTAAAAGAGATAATAAGATATATAAAACCAAGGGAAGTGCCAGCAGAATCAGAATATATGCTAGGAGTAATAAAATTAAGAGAAGAAATTTTACCAATTTCAGATTTAAGAATAAAGTTGGGAGCAGAAAAAACAGAAGTAGATGAATTTACGAAAGTAGTAGTAATTGAAAGTAAAAATCATAAAATAGGGTATGTGGTAGATAGAATAGAAGAGGTAATTAATATTGAAAAAGATAAAATATTGCCACCGCCGTTATATTTGAAAACACAAGGGAATGATGAAATAAAATCAATAATAAAAGATAAAAATGAAAATATAACAATAATATTGGATATAGAAAAATTAATGGCAGATGTTTCGGAAAATTTAGACAAACTATCTGAAACGAAAAACTCTATTAAAGAAAATGAATCTAATATAAAAAAAGATGAAGATGTGCAATTTATAATATTTGAATTAGAAAAAACGCTTTATGGGATAGAAATTGAAGACGTTAGAGAAATAAATAGGCTATCAAATATTACAAAAATTCCTAAAGCTCCTGAATTTGTAGAAGGAATAATAAATTTAAGAGGAGATGTTATTGCAGTAGTAGATTTGAGGAAAAGATTTAGTTTAAACAAAAAAGAGATAGGAGAATTTACAAGAATAATAATATCAGAAGTAAAAGGAGTAAGTATAGGATTTATAGTTGATTATGTAAAATATGTGTCAAAAGTTAATAGAAATGAAATTTTACCAGTTGAAACCCTTGGATTTGTTAATAATGACTTTTTAAAAGGCGTTTACAAAAACAAAGATAATAATAGCATGGTTTTAATATTAAATTTTGAAAATGTTATGACAGAAAAAGAGGTTAAAGATTTAGGGAAAATAGGTTCTAAACCGGTAACTAAAAAGAGAGAAACTAAGAAAAAAGTGCCTAAAAAGAAAAAAACTTTAAAAATTAATGAATGA